The Desulfovibrio sp. TomC genome includes a window with the following:
- a CDS encoding PAS domain S-box protein yields MTLPPRHTQLLRQKAAIGLAVLLLTLFAAGWFTAPDLQADSPHSPLPKTITVTLDMDYPPYVFAAPDGTYQGILIDTWKLWESLTGVPVLLRPMDWNAAQRELLQGKADVIDTIFQTPERDKHYSFSPAYARIEVPVFVHNDLSGINNLETLRGFTVGVKHGDASVDYLSSRGILPLVAFDGYEGVIQAARDAKIKVFCVDKPPALYYLYKYGLESEFRLAFTLYHGDFHRAVRKGNEALLRLVEDGFSRISPEQYAAIDQKWRGATLFPSQAMRYSLWALAAVVSIAVILLAFNAVLRRTVRRQLHKLNQLRTAVGQSEERHRELVQSAASVILRLDPLGRVTFCNAFGLHFFGYGLDEMLGREIGSLIDNPDNAQATPWVQKLAGLFDTPGNTGSMTLQHKLRNGELVWIAWAIRGLRAASDELAEILCIGNDITDRKRIEEALLASEERYSLVAQGANDGIWDWDLRTNIVYYSPRYMEILGHTPDEIQQLLDEWTKRIHPDDAETVIRANKRCADGEVDNFSVEYRMRHKDGSYRWILGRGASLKDEHGIVIRMAGTHTDITRRKRDEEALRESQDQLAKIFRFTPVGIAVTTRREGRLIDINETGARMLGHSKAEIIGRLSIDIGLWREQKERDDILEEMSRTGSIFGKELELRHKNGSSVIVLYSAVPNHAFGEACILSVLVNITERKAMEQTLRRSKEIAESANKAKSEFLSTMSHEIRTPMNTILGMVDVLSATQLTRDQAHALKAIELAGGALLTLLNDILDLSQIEAGGIIMEEKPCNILELAGQLVDMLRPDAARKNLTLRLETHGDLPPRLYCCPDRIRQILVNLLGNALKFTQHGEVVLEIGRQDDEKKRPKLRLAVRDTGIGIAPDKQTFIFDRFTQINASANREFGGVGLGLAICKKLTEMMGGRLRVDSVQGQGSTFTLTLPLRPAPVLPEADAAPRIAESNGVQASATVLLVEDSPTNAEVMRLMLEGTNFAITWAPSGQAALAALHDHPFDVILMDVEMPGMDGYQTTQALRLQEQDLGRPRTPVVALTAHAFEEHRQRSLEAGCDDFQVKPIPKARLLSTLETWLALRP; encoded by the coding sequence ATGACCTTACCGCCCCGCCACACGCAGCTCCTCAGACAGAAGGCCGCCATCGGGCTGGCGGTCCTGCTGCTGACACTGTTTGCGGCCGGCTGGTTTACAGCCCCGGATCTGCAGGCCGACTCCCCGCATTCTCCTCTGCCCAAGACCATCACTGTGACCTTGGACATGGATTATCCACCCTACGTTTTCGCCGCGCCCGACGGGACCTACCAGGGCATCCTCATCGATACCTGGAAACTCTGGGAGAGCCTGACCGGCGTTCCCGTGCTGCTGCGGCCCATGGACTGGAACGCCGCCCAAAGAGAACTCCTCCAAGGCAAGGCCGACGTCATTGACACAATTTTCCAGACTCCCGAGCGGGACAAACACTACAGCTTTTCCCCCGCCTACGCCCGCATCGAAGTGCCGGTGTTCGTGCACAACGACTTAAGCGGCATCAACAACCTGGAAACCCTGCGCGGCTTCACCGTCGGGGTCAAACACGGCGACGCCAGCGTGGACTACCTCTCCAGCCGCGGCATTTTGCCCCTGGTCGCCTTCGACGGCTACGAAGGCGTCATTCAGGCCGCCCGGGACGCGAAAATCAAGGTCTTTTGCGTCGATAAGCCGCCGGCCCTGTATTACCTGTACAAGTATGGCCTGGAGAGCGAATTCCGACTGGCCTTCACGCTCTATCACGGCGACTTCCACCGGGCAGTACGCAAGGGGAACGAGGCCTTGCTCCGTCTCGTCGAAGACGGATTTTCACGCATCTCCCCGGAACAGTACGCCGCCATCGACCAAAAATGGCGCGGAGCGACCCTCTTCCCCTCCCAAGCCATGCGCTATTCCTTGTGGGCGCTGGCCGCCGTCGTCTCCATCGCCGTCATCCTGCTGGCGTTCAATGCCGTCCTACGCCGCACCGTGCGACGCCAGTTGCACAAACTCAACCAGCTGCGCACCGCCGTGGGGCAAAGCGAGGAACGCCACCGCGAACTCGTCCAGAGCGCCGCCAGCGTCATCCTGCGCCTGGATCCTCTGGGACGGGTCACGTTCTGCAATGCCTTCGGCCTGCACTTTTTCGGGTACGGGCTCGATGAGATGCTCGGCCGGGAAATCGGCTCCCTCATTGACAACCCGGACAACGCCCAGGCCACGCCCTGGGTCCAAAAACTAGCCGGCCTCTTCGATACCCCGGGAAACACCGGGTCTATGACCCTCCAGCACAAACTCCGCAACGGCGAGCTTGTCTGGATCGCCTGGGCCATACGCGGGCTTCGGGCGGCCTCGGACGAGCTGGCCGAAATCCTGTGCATCGGCAACGACATCACCGATCGCAAGCGTATCGAGGAAGCCCTGCTGGCCAGCGAAGAGCGCTACAGCCTGGTCGCCCAGGGGGCCAACGACGGCATCTGGGACTGGGATCTGCGGACCAATATCGTCTATTATTCACCCCGATACATGGAAATCCTGGGGCACACGCCAGACGAAATCCAGCAACTCCTTGACGAATGGACCAAACGCATCCACCCCGACGACGCCGAAACCGTCATCCGGGCCAACAAACGGTGCGCCGACGGCGAAGTCGACAATTTCTCCGTGGAATACCGGATGCGCCACAAGGATGGTTCCTACCGCTGGATCCTCGGCCGGGGAGCCAGCCTCAAGGATGAACACGGCATCGTTATCCGCATGGCCGGGACCCACACCGACATCACCCGACGCAAACGTGACGAGGAAGCCCTGCGCGAGAGCCAGGATCAACTCGCCAAAATCTTTCGCTTCACCCCGGTCGGCATCGCCGTCACAACCCGACGCGAGGGCCGGCTCATCGATATCAATGAAACCGGGGCGCGCATGCTCGGCCACAGCAAAGCCGAAATCATCGGCCGCCTGTCCATCGACATCGGTCTGTGGCGGGAACAAAAGGAACGCGACGACATCCTGGAGGAAATGTCCCGAACCGGTTCCATCTTCGGCAAGGAACTGGAACTGCGCCATAAAAACGGTTCGTCCGTCATCGTATTGTATTCCGCCGTGCCCAATCACGCCTTCGGCGAAGCCTGCATCCTGTCCGTGCTCGTCAACATCACCGAGCGCAAGGCCATGGAGCAGACCCTTCGCCGGTCCAAGGAAATCGCCGAAAGCGCCAACAAGGCCAAAAGCGAATTCCTTTCCACCATGAGCCACGAAATCCGCACCCCCATGAACACCATCCTCGGCATGGTCGATGTGCTAAGCGCCACCCAGCTCACCCGCGACCAGGCCCATGCCCTCAAAGCCATCGAACTGGCCGGCGGCGCCCTGCTCACGCTCCTCAACGACATTCTCGACCTGTCCCAGATCGAAGCCGGCGGCATCATCATGGAGGAAAAACCCTGCAACATCCTCGAACTGGCCGGACAACTCGTGGACATGCTGCGCCCTGACGCCGCGCGGAAAAATCTCACGTTGCGCCTGGAGACCCACGGCGACCTGCCGCCCCGGCTGTATTGCTGCCCTGACCGCATTCGCCAGATTCTCGTCAACCTGCTCGGCAACGCGCTCAAATTCACGCAGCATGGCGAAGTCGTTCTCGAGATAGGCCGCCAGGACGATGAAAAAAAACGCCCCAAACTGCGCCTGGCCGTCCGCGATACCGGCATCGGCATCGCGCCCGACAAACAAACATTCATCTTCGACCGCTTCACCCAGATAAACGCCTCAGCCAACCGTGAGTTCGGCGGCGTGGGTCTGGGGTTGGCCATCTGCAAGAAACTCACGGAAATGATGGGAGGACGCCTGCGCGTCGACAGTGTCCAGGGCCAGGGGTCCACGTTCACCCTCACCCTGCCGCTGCGTCCGGCTCCGGTCTTGCCCGAAGCCGACGCCGCCCCTCGGATTGCAGAATCCAATGGGGTCCAGGCCAGCGCCACGGTCCTGCTCGTCGAAGACAGCCCCACCAATGCCGAAGTCATGCGGCTCATGCTCGAAGGCACGAACTTCGCCATCACCTGGGCTCCCAGCGGGCAGGCTGCCTTGGCCGCCCTGCACGATCACCCCTTTGACGTCATCCTCATGGACGTCGAGATGCCCGGCATGGACGGCTACCAGACCACCCAGGCCCTGCGCCTCCAGGAACAGGATCTTGGCCGCCCCCGCACCCCGGTCGTGGCCCTGACCGCCCACGCCTTCGAAGAACACCGGCAACGCAGCCTGGAGGCCGGCTGCGACGACTTTCAGGTCAAACCCATCCCCAAAGCCCGACTCCTCTCCACCCTCGAAACCTGGCTGGCCCTGCGCCCCTGA
- a CDS encoding TadE/TadG family type IV pilus assembly protein, whose amino-acid sequence MHAPLSAKNQTGASAVEMALILPLLLTLVFAIIDYSRFFFVRFTVTAAVADAARIAVLPGTTDAMIAAVVSAALTDPISQGADQPPSVDVTPNQRVAGTPVTVTASLPFSPLILPQFLGITLFPQSIRASATMVVEP is encoded by the coding sequence ATGCACGCGCCCCTTTCAGCCAAGAACCAAACCGGAGCCAGCGCCGTGGAAATGGCGCTCATTCTCCCCCTGCTGCTGACCCTGGTTTTCGCCATCATCGACTACAGCCGCTTTTTCTTCGTACGCTTTACCGTGACGGCCGCCGTGGCCGATGCGGCCCGTATCGCAGTCCTCCCCGGGACAACGGACGCCATGATTGCCGCCGTGGTCTCCGCAGCCCTGACCGACCCCATCAGCCAGGGTGCAGACCAACCGCCCAGCGTCGACGTGACCCCGAATCAACGTGTTGCCGGGACGCCGGTCACCGTGACGGCCAGCCTGCCTTTCAGCCCGCTTATTTTACCCCAATTCCTGGGCATAACGCTGTTTCCGCAAAGCATCCGTGCTTCAGCGACAATGGTGGTGGAGCCATGA
- a CDS encoding PilZ domain-containing protein, which yields MPLVELKKCAECGKTGWHELVDHGPPTTSFWRCRACGDRRAAERIRLSEEYALHRGHVQKPTRAAQVQILDLSVLGARLRLSGEEDFSVAQKDKVLFNAGLQPVGPLGVFHMATVRWVKDDEFGIAFQKPLLACAADLLCMIKG from the coding sequence ATGCCTCTGGTCGAATTAAAGAAGTGTGCCGAATGCGGCAAGACAGGCTGGCATGAATTGGTCGACCACGGTCCTCCGACAACAAGCTTTTGGCGGTGCCGGGCCTGCGGGGATCGCCGCGCCGCCGAGCGCATCCGGTTAAGCGAGGAGTACGCCCTGCATCGTGGCCATGTTCAAAAGCCGACCAGGGCCGCCCAGGTACAAATCCTCGACCTCAGCGTCCTTGGGGCGCGGCTGCGTCTGTCCGGGGAGGAAGACTTCTCGGTTGCGCAAAAGGACAAGGTGTTGTTCAACGCCGGACTCCAGCCGGTGGGGCCGCTTGGCGTCTTTCATATGGCCACGGTGCGCTGGGTGAAGGACGATGAATTCGGCATTGCCTTTCAAAAGCCCCTGCTCGCCTGTGCCGCCGATCTGTTGTGCATGATCAAGGGCTAA
- a CDS encoding pilus assembly protein TadG-related protein — MHTHQGQTTGSGEAGSVVVFSALIMVVLAAFATLAVDYGFLQYKRSQLQTAADAAALAGAADLLRHGDNFAAVRNTAADYGQRNLSDQDSAASAVTASDVELLKGATPAAGETPDTVRVSAGRTGQRGNPVDMFLGPILGWDTQDLTATASASVFCSEQTKCLKPFSPPAKFTWNDDCDSNNKYKSNGAFDPASSCELASVKVLGYSAGDLGAQITLKLSDSHDTVVPGHFQAVDYPPANTGDPESGAATYRLNIAGCTASNNTVVKDGDELAIEPGNMVGPTSQGLAELIDADPGASWDSATNSVVGSAYPDPMKSPRVALIPFYDPSRPQNSGRNSIYIYQLGAVFIENTNAKGEVVGRFMRGMAVEPKRTAGVCDTASVSLYGVGLVK, encoded by the coding sequence ATGCATACCCACCAAGGCCAGACCACAGGCTCTGGCGAAGCCGGTTCCGTCGTGGTTTTTTCCGCCCTGATCATGGTCGTCCTGGCCGCCTTTGCCACCCTGGCCGTGGACTACGGCTTCCTCCAGTACAAGCGCAGCCAGTTGCAGACGGCGGCCGATGCGGCCGCGCTGGCCGGGGCGGCGGATCTGTTGCGCCATGGCGACAACTTTGCCGCAGTCCGGAACACGGCTGCGGACTACGGCCAACGCAACTTAAGCGACCAGGACAGCGCCGCCAGCGCCGTGACCGCCAGCGATGTGGAACTGCTCAAGGGCGCGACTCCGGCGGCCGGCGAAACCCCGGACACGGTCCGGGTCTCTGCCGGCCGCACCGGCCAGCGCGGCAATCCGGTGGATATGTTTCTCGGCCCCATCCTTGGCTGGGATACCCAGGACCTTACGGCCACGGCCAGCGCGTCGGTCTTTTGCTCGGAGCAGACCAAGTGCCTCAAGCCTTTCTCGCCCCCGGCCAAGTTCACCTGGAACGACGACTGCGACAGCAACAACAAGTACAAGAGCAATGGAGCGTTTGATCCGGCCAGCAGCTGTGAGTTGGCTTCGGTCAAGGTCCTTGGCTACAGCGCCGGCGACCTGGGCGCCCAAATCACGCTCAAGCTCAGCGACAGCCACGACACCGTGGTTCCCGGCCACTTCCAGGCCGTGGATTATCCGCCGGCCAACACCGGCGACCCCGAGTCCGGAGCCGCGACGTACCGTCTCAATATCGCCGGCTGCACCGCATCCAACAACACGGTGGTCAAGGACGGAGACGAACTGGCGATCGAACCCGGCAACATGGTTGGCCCCACCAGCCAGGGACTGGCCGAACTGATCGACGCCGACCCCGGGGCGTCCTGGGACAGCGCCACCAATTCCGTGGTCGGCAGCGCCTACCCCGATCCCATGAAGAGTCCCCGAGTGGCGCTCATTCCCTTCTATGATCCGTCCCGTCCGCAAAACTCCGGCCGCAATTCCATTTATATCTACCAACTCGGGGCGGTCTTCATCGAAAACACCAATGCCAAGGGCGAAGTGGTCGGACGCTTCATGCGCGGCATGGCCGTGGAGCCCAAGCGAACGGCCGGCGTCTGTGATACGGCTTCCGTTTCCCTCTACGGCGTCGGACTGGTCAAGTAG
- a CDS encoding response regulator has translation MPSKRLLIVDDHPLFREGLKAILRRDPSFEVTGEAGSYAEALRVAKACRPDLAVLDISLPDRSGIHLARELRQMLPALGILMVSMHAKVDYVAEALKVGALGYLTKDAATVSLLSGLRSVAAGLPYLDPTLSVEISRSLMARAPRHEEESHSAYDTLTPREREVMRLVVEGLSNKEVAGALEISVKTAEHHRGNLMRKLGLQNSVELVRYATKLGLID, from the coding sequence ATGCCGAGTAAACGCCTGCTCATCGTTGACGACCATCCGCTGTTTCGGGAAGGCCTCAAGGCCATCCTCCGCCGCGACCCGTCCTTTGAAGTGACCGGCGAAGCCGGCAGCTACGCCGAGGCCCTCCGCGTGGCCAAGGCCTGCCGTCCCGATCTGGCCGTGCTGGACATCTCCCTGCCCGACCGTTCCGGCATCCATCTGGCCCGGGAACTCCGCCAGATGCTGCCTGCTCTGGGCATCCTCATGGTGAGCATGCACGCCAAGGTGGACTATGTGGCCGAGGCGCTGAAAGTCGGAGCGCTTGGCTATCTCACCAAGGACGCCGCCACGGTCAGCCTGCTGTCGGGCCTGCGCTCCGTTGCCGCCGGCCTGCCCTACCTTGATCCGACGTTGTCCGTGGAGATCTCCCGGTCGCTTATGGCCAGGGCTCCCCGGCACGAGGAAGAGTCCCATTCGGCCTACGACACGCTCACCCCCCGCGAACGGGAGGTGATGCGGCTGGTGGTTGAGGGCCTCTCCAACAAGGAAGTGGCCGGAGCCTTGGAGATCAGCGTCAAAACCGCCGAGCACCACCGCGGCAACCTCATGCGCAAACTCGGCCTGCAAAATTCCGTGGAATTGGTCCGCTACGCCACCAAACTGGGGCTGATCGACTAG
- a CDS encoding TadE/TadG family type IV pilus assembly protein → MNATRPSSRTDRQYGSISVEFALLLSFFFLPLLIGIIDFGQILHAQSVVTRAAREGVVAAARNQDIPTAVDAYINNAGYDRSLAQVTTSGSRVSGEAVMVTVRYDTSAMVILPWKNFNPNLRVVAATATAQQF, encoded by the coding sequence ATGAACGCAACCCGGCCCAGTTCCCGGACCGACCGGCAATACGGATCGATAAGCGTGGAATTCGCCTTGCTGCTCAGCTTTTTCTTCTTGCCCCTGCTGATCGGCATCATTGATTTCGGCCAGATACTGCACGCCCAAAGCGTGGTGACCAGGGCCGCCCGGGAAGGCGTGGTGGCGGCGGCCAGAAACCAGGACATTCCCACCGCCGTGGACGCCTACATCAACAATGCCGGGTATGACCGCAGCCTGGCCCAGGTCACCACGTCAGGCTCACGGGTTTCCGGCGAAGCGGTCATGGTCACGGTACGCTACGACACGTCGGCCATGGTCATTCTGCCCTGGAAGAATTTCAATCCGAACCTGCGCGTGGTTGCCGCCACTGCCACGGCCCAACAGTTTTAG